From Nicotiana tabacum cultivar K326 chromosome 20, ASM71507v2, whole genome shotgun sequence, one genomic window encodes:
- the LOC107787669 gene encoding light-harvesting complex-like protein OHP2, chloroplastic translates to MSVASSSTFPCIKLQNPSSSSSTSTSYTFRFSTNNPTILTIRSSQADGPLRRPVAPSPPTPVKPIPPSSSISAPPPKPVAVATVEDKNVITLEFQRQKAKALQEYFKQKKLEEANQGPFFGFIAKNEISNGRWAMFGFAVGMLTEYATSSNFVEQVKILLSNFGIVDLE, encoded by the exons ATGTCAGTAGCATCATCATCTACTTTCCCCTGCATTAAACTTCAAaacccatcttcttcttcttctacttctacTTCTTATACTTTCAGATTCTCTACAAACAACCCCACCATACTTACTATAAGGAGTTCTCAAGCTGATGGCCCATTGAGAAGACCAGTAGCTCCTTCACCACCTACCCCTGTAAAGCCTATCCCACCATCTTCAAGTATTAGTGCTCCTCCTCCTAAGCCTGTGGCAGTGGCAACTGTTGAGGATAAGAATGTAATTACATTGGAGTTTCAGAGGCAAAAAGCTAAGGCACTTCAAGAATATTTCAAACAGAAGAAACTTGAAGAAGCTAATCAAGGCCCCTTCTTTGGTTTTATTGCCAAGAATGAAATTTCCAATGGCAG ATGGGCAATGTTTGGTTTTGCTGTTGGGATGTTAACAGAGTATGCAACCAGCTCTAACTTCGTCgaacaagttaagatccttctctCAAATTTTGGGATAGTAGACCTGGAGTGA